The Saccharothrix variisporea genome has a segment encoding these proteins:
- the mnmA gene encoding tRNA 2-thiouridine(34) synthase MnmA has product MRVLAAMSGGVDSAVAAARAVAAGHDVTGVHLALSAKPGTLRTGARGCCTIEDARDARRAADVLGIPFYVWDFAERFTEDVVEDFVAEYAAGRTPNPCLRCNERIKFEALLDKAIGLGFDAVCTGHYARLSTVDGRPELRRSADDGKDQSYVLSSLTDEQLAHAMFPLGDSTKADVRVEAAARGLQVAEKPDSHDICFIPDGDTRGFLTKRLGEQPGVLVDDETGAVLGRHVGVHEFTVGQRRGLGIDAPAPDGRPRYVLSLEPVSGTVRVGSAEKLAVTEIVARTPVTRIPFDGPVECVAQVRAHGGLAPAVAELVDGSLKVHLREPLSGVAPGQAVAIYRPDPAGDLVLASATIDSTR; this is encoded by the coding sequence ATGCGGGTGCTGGCGGCGATGAGCGGCGGCGTGGACTCCGCCGTGGCCGCGGCGCGGGCCGTGGCGGCGGGGCACGACGTGACGGGCGTGCACTTGGCGCTGTCGGCCAAGCCGGGGACGCTGCGCACCGGCGCACGCGGGTGCTGCACGATCGAGGACGCCCGCGACGCCCGCCGCGCCGCCGACGTGCTGGGCATCCCGTTCTACGTCTGGGACTTCGCCGAGCGCTTCACCGAGGACGTGGTCGAGGACTTCGTCGCCGAGTACGCCGCCGGCCGCACCCCGAACCCGTGCCTGCGCTGCAACGAGCGCATCAAGTTCGAGGCCCTGCTGGACAAGGCGATCGGCCTGGGCTTCGACGCGGTCTGCACCGGCCACTACGCCCGCCTGTCCACTGTGGACGGACGTCCGGAGCTGCGCCGCTCGGCCGACGACGGCAAGGACCAGTCCTACGTGCTGTCCTCGCTGACCGACGAGCAGCTCGCGCACGCCATGTTCCCGCTGGGCGACTCGACCAAGGCGGACGTGCGCGTGGAGGCGGCGGCCCGGGGCCTCCAGGTCGCGGAGAAGCCGGACAGCCACGACATCTGCTTCATCCCGGACGGCGACACCCGTGGCTTCCTGACCAAGCGCCTGGGCGAGCAGCCCGGCGTGCTGGTGGACGACGAGACCGGCGCGGTGCTCGGCCGGCACGTGGGCGTGCACGAGTTCACCGTGGGCCAGCGCCGGGGCCTGGGCATCGACGCGCCCGCACCGGACGGTCGGCCCCGGTACGTGCTGTCGCTGGAGCCGGTGAGCGGCACCGTGCGGGTCGGGTCGGCGGAGAAGCTGGCGGTGACGGAGATCGTGGCGCGGACGCCGGTGACCCGCATCCCGTTCGACGGACCCGTGGAGTGCGTGGCCCAGGTGCGCGCGCACGGCGGCCTGGCCCCGGCGGTGGCCGAGCTGGTGGACGGTTCGCTGAAGGTCCACCTGCGCGAGCCGCTCAGCGGCGTGGCCCCCGGCCAGGCGGTGGCGATCTACCGCCCGGACCCGGCCGGCGACCTCGTCCTGGCCAGCGCCACCATCGACTCCACCCGCTGA